The Camelina sativa cultivar DH55 chromosome 14, Cs, whole genome shotgun sequence genome includes a window with the following:
- the LOC104739242 gene encoding phospholipase A1-Igamma1, chloroplastic yields MSIILYYCLLTYIYIYKRVQLNSVTTLKVIKLSIMATVPSHYLRLPHLINQKTHYSLSLKPHYAYYFAGEFMASEAPARAMSKTKEEASISPRLEQENFELTTAEDIRRRGREEAKESKSLRDTWRKIQGEDNWAGLMDPMDPVLRSELIRYGEMAQACYDAFDFDPFSRYCGSCRFTRRHLFESLGILDSGYEVARYLYATSNINLPNFFSKSRWSKVWSKNANWMGYVAVTDDEEATRGRVGRRDIAIAWRGTVTRLEWIADLKDYLKPVSGNGIRCPDPAVKVESGFLDLYTDKDTSCKFSKFSAREQVLTEVKRLVERYGDEEGEDLSITVTGHSLGGALAVLSAYDVAEMGLNRTRKGKVIPVTAFTYGGPRVGNIRFKERIEKLGVKVLRVVNEHDVVAKSPGLFLNERAPHALMKLAGGLPWCYCHVGEKLPLDHQNSPFLKPTVDLSTAHNLEALLHLLDGYHGKGKRFVLSSGRDPALVNKASDFLKDHFMVPPYWRQDANKGMVKNSDGRWIQPDRIRAEDHHAPDIHLLLSQLPLHPS; encoded by the exons ATGAGCATAATTctttattattgtttgttaacatatatatatatatataaaagggtGCAATTAAATTCCGTTACGACTCTGAAAGTCATCAAGCTTTCAATAATGGCGACCGTTCCCTCCCACTACCTTCGTCTTCCTCATCTTATCAACCAAAAAACTCACTACTCTCTTAGCCTCAAACCACACTACGCGTATTACTTTGCCGGCGAGTTTATGGCCAGCGAGG CNCCAGCGAGGGCTATGTCGAAAACCAAAGAGGAGGCTTCTATTTCTCCAAGGCTCGAGCAGGAAAACTTTGAGCTGACGACGGCGGAGGATATTCGCCGGCGGGGCAGAGAAGAAGCTAAAGAATCCAAGAGTTTGAGAGACACGTGGCGGAAGATCCAAGGAGAAGATAATTGGGCCGGGTTAATGGATCCGATGGACCCCGTTCTTAGATCCGAGCTGATCAGGTACGGGGAAATGGCCCAGGCCTGTTACGACGCCTTCGACTTCGATCCTTTCTCAAGGTACTGTGGGAGCTGCAGGTTCACGCGCCGTCACCTGTTCGAATCGCTTGGGATACTCGATTCCGGCTACGAGGTGGCGCGTTATCTCTACGCGACGTCGAACATTAACCTCCCCAACTTCTTCTCGAAATCTAGATGGTCCAAGGTGTGGAGCAAGAACGCCAACTGGATGGGATACGTTGCGGTTACCGACGACGAAGAAGCCACGCGCGGCCGAGTCGGACGCCGCGATATCGCGATCGCGTGGAGAGGAACCGTCACGCGGCTCGAGTGGATAGCGGATCTCAAGGATTACCTCAAACCGGTATCCGGAAACGGAATCCGATGCCCCGACCCGGCCGTTAAAGTCGAATCCGGTTTCCTCGATCTCTACACTGACAAAGACACGTCGTGCAAGTTCTCGAAATTCTCGGCGCGCGAGCAGGTTCTGACGGAAGTGAAGCGGCTGGTGGAGAGGTACGGAGACGAGGAAGGAGAAGATCTGAGCATCACCGTGACGGGACACAGCCTCGGCGGCGCATTGGCGGTGCTAAGCGCGTACGACGTGGCGGAGATGGGTCTGAACAGAACTAGGAAAGGAAAAGTGATACCGGTGACGGCGTTCACGTACGGAGGACCGCGAGTCGGGAATATTCGGTTCAAGGAGAGGATCGAGAAACTGGGAGTGAAGGTGCTGAGGGTGGTGAACGAGCACGACGTCGTGGCGAAATCGCCGGGACTGTTTCTGAACGAGCGTGCGCCACACGCGCTAATGAAATTGGCGGGAGGATTGCCGTGGTGTTACTGCCACGTGGGAGAAAAGCTGCCGTTGGATCATCAGAACTCGCCGTTCCTGAAGCCAACCGTTGATCTTTCTACTGCTCATAACTTGGAAGCtctcctccatctccttgacgg GTATCATGGGAAAGGAAAGAGATTTGTGTTATCAAGTGGGAGAGATCCAGCGTTAGTGAACAAAGCATCTGATTTTTTGAAAGACCATTTCATGGTCCCTCCCTATTGGCGCCAAGACGCTAACAAAGGAATGGTTAAGAACTCTGATGGCCGTTGGATTCAACCTGATCGCATCCGTGCAGAGGATCACCACGCTCCTGACATTCATCTACTCCTCTCCCAACTCCCTCTTCATCCATCATAG
- the LOC104739241 gene encoding prolycopene isomerase, chloroplastic isoform X1, which produces MNLCFQNPVECAHPSSLFFSPLKTSNKLGCSSSNLGFHVRFFENRKKKMKKSPTVTTVKSVSSSSSIAVEGTKRDATSTRESIYDAIVIGSGIGGLVAATQLAVKEAKVLVLEKYLIPGGSSGYYERDGYTFDVGSSVMFGFSDKGNLNLITQALKAVGRKMEVIPDPTTVHFHLPRNLSVRIHRDYDDFIAELTSNFPHEKEGILGFYGDCWKIFNSLNSLELKSLEEPIYLFGQFFQKPLECLTLAYYLPQNAGAIARKYIKDPQLLSFIDAECFIVSTVNALQTPMINASMVLCDRHYGGINYPVGGVGGIAKSLAEGLVDHGSDILYKANVKSIILDDGKAVGVRLADGREFFAKTIISNATRWDTFGKLLKGEKLPKEEENFQKVYVKAPSFLSIHMGVKAEVLPPDTDCHHFVLEDDWKNLEEPYGSIFLSIPTILDPSLAPDGRHILHIFTTSSIEDWGGLPPKEYEAKKEEVAAEIIQRLEKKLFPGLSSSITFKEVGTPRTHRRFLARDKGTYGPMPRGTPKGLLGMPFNTTAIDGLYCVGDSCFPGQGVIAVAFSGVMCAHRVAADIGIEKKSRVLDTGLLGILGWLRTLA; this is translated from the exons ATGAATTTGTGTTTTCAAAATCCCGTAGAGTGTGCTCATCCTAGTTCCTTGTTCTTCTCTCCGTTGAAGACCTCGAATAAGCTGGGTTGTTCTTCTTCCAATTTAGGGTTTCATGTTCGATTTTTTGagaatcggaagaagaagatgaagaaatcgCCTACGGTTACTACAGTTAAatccgtttcttcttcttcttcaattgcgGTTGAAGGGACGAAGAGAGACGCAACAAGTACAAGAGAGAGTATATACGACGCCATTGTTATTGGCTCTGGGATTGGAGGATTGGTCGCTGCGACTCAGCTAGCTGTCAAAGAAGCTAAGGTTTTAGTTCTGGAGAAGTATTTGATTCCTGGTGGGAGCTCTGGCTATTACGAAAGAGATGGGTATACATTTGATGTTGGCTCTTCTGTCATGTTTGGTTTCAGCGATAAG GGGAACCTTAACTTGATAACTCAGGCGTTGAAGGCTGTTGGCCGTAAGATGGAGGTTATACCTGATCCTACCACTGTCCATTTCCATCTTCCCCGAAATCTTTCTGTTCGGATTCATAGAGATTACGATGATTTCATCGCTGAACTTACCAGCAACTTTCCCCACGAAAAGGAAGGGATCCTTGGTTTCTATGGCGACTGCTGGAAg ATCTTCAACTCATTGAACTCTCTGGAATTAAAGTCACTAGAAGAGCCTATCTACCTTTTTGGACAGTTCTTTCAGAAACCGCTTGAATGCTTGACACTCG CTTATTACTTGCCTCAAAATGCTGGGGCTATAGCTCGAAAGTACATAAAGGATCCTCAGTTATTGTCTTTCATTGATGCGGAG TGTTTCATTGTGAGTACAGTCAATGCTCTACAGACGCCGATGATCAATGCAAGTATG GTTTTATGTGACAGGCACTATGGAGGAATTAACTACCCGGTTGGTGGCGTTGGTGGGATTGCCAAGTCTTTGGCAGAAGGACTTGTTGATCACGGAAGTGATATACTCTACAAGGCCAATGTAAAAAGCATAATACTTGATGATGGAAAGGCT GTCGGTGTTAGGCTAGCAGATGGAAGAGAATTTTTCgccaaaacaataatttcaaatgCTACAAGATGGGATACGTTTg GgaaacttttaaaaggagaaaagcttccaaaagaagaagaaaatttccAGAAAGTCTATGTCAAGGCTCCATCATTTCTTTCAATCCACATGGGTGTTAAAGCAGAGGTTCTCCCTCCAGATACAGATTGCCATCATTTTGTGCTTGAG GACGATTGGAAGAATCTGGAGGAGCCTTATGGTAGTATTTTCCTCAGCATTCCAACCATTCTTGATCCATCTTTGGCTCCAGATGGTCGACATATACTTCACATATTTACAACTTCCTCAATTGAGGATTGGGGG GGACTCCCTCCAAAAGAGTATGAAgcgaaaaaggaagaagtggCAGCTGAAATAATACAGAGGCTAGAGAAAAAACTGTTTCCAGGGCTCAGTTCATCTATTACGTTTAAGGAG GTGGGAACACCAAGAACACACAGACGATTTCTTGCTAGGGATAAGGGAACATATGGGCCAATGCCTAGAGGAACCCCAAAAGGTTTATTAGGCATGCCGTTCAACACAACG GCTATCGATGGTCTATACTGCGTGGGGGATAGTTGCTTTCCTGGTCAAGGAGTTATAGCTGTGGCATTCTCAGGAGTAATGTGTGCCCATCGGGTAGCTGCTGATATTG GGATTGAGAAGAAATCACGGGTACTTGATACTGGCCTTCTTGGTATACTTGGTTGGTTAAGGACACTCGCGTAA
- the LOC104739241 gene encoding prolycopene isomerase, chloroplastic isoform X2 has translation MGIHLMLALLSCLVSAIREQGNLNLITQALKAVGRKMEVIPDPTTVHFHLPRNLSVRIHRDYDDFIAELTSNFPHEKEGILGFYGDCWKIFNSLNSLELKSLEEPIYLFGQFFQKPLECLTLAYYLPQNAGAIARKYIKDPQLLSFIDAECFIVSTVNALQTPMINASMVLCDRHYGGINYPVGGVGGIAKSLAEGLVDHGSDILYKANVKSIILDDGKAVGVRLADGREFFAKTIISNATRWDTFGKLLKGEKLPKEEENFQKVYVKAPSFLSIHMGVKAEVLPPDTDCHHFVLEDDWKNLEEPYGSIFLSIPTILDPSLAPDGRHILHIFTTSSIEDWGGLPPKEYEAKKEEVAAEIIQRLEKKLFPGLSSSITFKEVGTPRTHRRFLARDKGTYGPMPRGTPKGLLGMPFNTTAIDGLYCVGDSCFPGQGVIAVAFSGVMCAHRVAADIGIEKKSRVLDTGLLGILGWLRTLA, from the exons ATGGGTATACATTTGATGTTGGCTCTTCTGTCATGTTTGGTTTCAGCGATAAG GGAACAGGGGAACCTTAACTTGATAACTCAGGCGTTGAAGGCTGTTGGCCGTAAGATGGAGGTTATACCTGATCCTACCACTGTCCATTTCCATCTTCCCCGAAATCTTTCTGTTCGGATTCATAGAGATTACGATGATTTCATCGCTGAACTTACCAGCAACTTTCCCCACGAAAAGGAAGGGATCCTTGGTTTCTATGGCGACTGCTGGAAg ATCTTCAACTCATTGAACTCTCTGGAATTAAAGTCACTAGAAGAGCCTATCTACCTTTTTGGACAGTTCTTTCAGAAACCGCTTGAATGCTTGACACTCG CTTATTACTTGCCTCAAAATGCTGGGGCTATAGCTCGAAAGTACATAAAGGATCCTCAGTTATTGTCTTTCATTGATGCGGAG TGTTTCATTGTGAGTACAGTCAATGCTCTACAGACGCCGATGATCAATGCAAGTATG GTTTTATGTGACAGGCACTATGGAGGAATTAACTACCCGGTTGGTGGCGTTGGTGGGATTGCCAAGTCTTTGGCAGAAGGACTTGTTGATCACGGAAGTGATATACTCTACAAGGCCAATGTAAAAAGCATAATACTTGATGATGGAAAGGCT GTCGGTGTTAGGCTAGCAGATGGAAGAGAATTTTTCgccaaaacaataatttcaaatgCTACAAGATGGGATACGTTTg GgaaacttttaaaaggagaaaagcttccaaaagaagaagaaaatttccAGAAAGTCTATGTCAAGGCTCCATCATTTCTTTCAATCCACATGGGTGTTAAAGCAGAGGTTCTCCCTCCAGATACAGATTGCCATCATTTTGTGCTTGAG GACGATTGGAAGAATCTGGAGGAGCCTTATGGTAGTATTTTCCTCAGCATTCCAACCATTCTTGATCCATCTTTGGCTCCAGATGGTCGACATATACTTCACATATTTACAACTTCCTCAATTGAGGATTGGGGG GGACTCCCTCCAAAAGAGTATGAAgcgaaaaaggaagaagtggCAGCTGAAATAATACAGAGGCTAGAGAAAAAACTGTTTCCAGGGCTCAGTTCATCTATTACGTTTAAGGAG GTGGGAACACCAAGAACACACAGACGATTTCTTGCTAGGGATAAGGGAACATATGGGCCAATGCCTAGAGGAACCCCAAAAGGTTTATTAGGCATGCCGTTCAACACAACG GCTATCGATGGTCTATACTGCGTGGGGGATAGTTGCTTTCCTGGTCAAGGAGTTATAGCTGTGGCATTCTCAGGAGTAATGTGTGCCCATCGGGTAGCTGCTGATATTG GGATTGAGAAGAAATCACGGGTACTTGATACTGGCCTTCTTGGTATACTTGGTTGGTTAAGGACACTCGCGTAA
- the LOC104739245 gene encoding monothiol glutaredoxin-S11-like yields the protein MDKVMRMSSERGVVIFSKSSCCLSYAVQVLFQDLGVIPKIHEIDKDPECREIEKALMRLGCSKPVPAVFIGGKLVGSTNEVMSMHLSSSLVPLVKPYLC from the coding sequence ATGGACAAGGTTATGAGAATGTCGTCCGAAAGAGGGGTAGTTATATTCAGCAAGAGCTCGTGTTGTTTGTCCTACGCGGTTCAAGTTCTTTTCCAAGATCTCGGGGTTATCCCTAAGATTCACGAGATCGATAAGGACCCTGAATGCCGAGAGATCGAGAAGGCACTAATGAGGCTAGGGTGTTCAAAGCCGGTCCCAGCCGTCTTCATTGGTGGCAAGCTCGTTGGTTCGACCAATGAAGTAATGTCCATGCACCTTAGCAGCTCGCTTGTTCCCTTAGTGAAGCCATATCTATGTTAA